The DNA sequence TCCCAAGGGCCACCACCACCACGGCACCCACAACCGCTCGCGATACCGCACGGTTTGCGAGGTCACACGCGAACCAGACACGGGCCCAAGGGTAGTCTGTGCCATCGTGCCGACCAGTCTCGCGGTGGTTCGCTTGGACCGCGATCTCCCGATGCCCAGCCGCGCTCACGACGGCGATGCCGGCGTCGACCTGTATTCCGCCGAGGACGTCGACCTGGCGCCCGGGCAGCGCGAGCTGGTGGGTACCGGGATCGCCGTGGCTATCCCGCACGGCATGGTCGGACTGATTCACCCGCGCTCCGGTTTAGCTGCGCGCGTGGGACTTTCGATCGTGAACAGCCCCGGCACGATTGACGCGGGCTATCGCGGGGAAATCAAGGTCGCACTGATCAACCTCGACCCCGCCACGCCGATCGAGATCCGGCGTGGCGACCGCATCGCCCAACTCGTGGTCCAGCGGGTCGAATTACCAGAGCTGGTCGAGGTGGCCTCGTTCGACGAGGCCGGACTGGCTGACACCACCCGTGGCGAGGGCGGCCACGGATCCTCCGGCGGACATGCGAGTTTGTGATGGCATTCGGCAGACGTAAGAACGACGACTCCCGCGACGAGACCACCGTGGAACCGCCTGCGCCGGCCGAGCCGGAGCTCGACGACGTCGTTGAGTTCGAGGGTGGCCCCTTCGACATCGAGGACTTCGACAATCCGGAGGACGCCGTGCAGGCGCGGCTGGACCTGGGCTCGGTGCTCATCCCGATGCCGCCGGCCGGCCAGGTCCAGGTCGAACTCAACGAGGCCGGGGTGCCCAGCGCCATCTGGGTGGTCACCCCCAACGGCCGCTTCACCATCGCCGCCTACGCCGCGCCGAAATCGCCCGGACTGTGGCGTGAGGTGGCCGGCGAGCTGGCCGACTCCCTGCGCAAGGACAACGCCCAGGTATCCATCCAGGACGGCCCGTGGGGCCGCGAGGTCGTGGGCACCGGTGCGGGTGTGGTGCGTTTCATCGGCGTCGACGGCTTCCGCTGGATGATCCGCTGTGTGGTCAACGGCGCCCCCGAATCGATGGAGAGTCTTGTCGCCGAGGCGCGAGAAGCTTTGGCCGACACCGTGGTTCGTCGCGGTGACACACCGTTGCCGGTGCGCACGCCGCTGCAGATCCAGCTGCCCGAGCCGATGGCCGAACAGCTGCGCCAGGCCGCGGCACAGCAGGCTCAGATGATGGCGGCCCAGCAGGCCATGATCCAGCAGCAGCAGGCCCAGGGCCTGCAGCCCGCCGAGCGCCGCGGCGCCGACGGCTCGGCAATGCAGCAGCTGCGCAGCACCAGCACCGGCGGCTAGCCGACCGCCTCCTGCAGCGCCGCCACACACGCGGCCCCCAGCACGGCGGGCTGCGGCCCGAATTCGTCCAGCGTCACCGTGCGCACGGCGGCGCGCGGCGCGGCCGACACCCACTCCAGGGCCACCTCCAGCGGGTGGATCGGATCGTCGGTGGCCGCAACCACCCCCATCGGTACCGCCAGCCGTTCCAGCGCGGCGGTCGTTGGGCAGACATATCCGGCCGCCTCGTCCATGGCGTCGGGCAGCTCGGGCCACTGACCCAGCCAGCTGCGGGTCAACTCGTCGGCCAGCCAGGCCGGGCTCGACGCCCGCATCCGGGCCGTGGTGGCCGCCAACCCGTCGCTGCGAAGCTGCGCGGCGGTATGCCGGGCGGCCAGCGCGGCCGCCGCCTGGTGCGGCTCACCGGTCCAGGGCGGTAGTGCCGCGAGCACCGCGACGCAGCGCTGCGGATGCGTCAGCGCCCAGCTCGCGGCCACCGCGGCGCCGATCGACACCCCGCCCACCGCGATGGGCCCGCCGCGCGCCGCCTCCTCGAGAGCGTCGAGGTATCCGACGACCAGGCGGGTCGGCTGCGGCGGTGCCGCGACCACCACCGCACCGGCGGCATGCAGGGGTGCTGCGAACGCGCGGTAGACGTAGTCGTCGTCGGATCCGGTTCCGGGCAGAAGCACCGCCGTGACGCCGTCGAGGGGGGTGGTCATCGTGCCATCGTGCCCTGTAGCTGGTTCACCGGACCGGACCCGGGTAGGCCACGTGGCATTGGGGAACCAAGAGGTCTACCGTGACGTTGGCAGTGTGATCCAAGTTCAGGAGAGGCCATGGCTACGGCCGAAGGTTTTGTTCGCCGCATCACGCGTCGGTTGACGGAAGATCCCGAGCAGCGTGACGCCGAAGAGTTGACCGGTGAGGCCGCCAGCACCGGCGCCCAGCGCGCCGCGGACTGCTGTCGCGGACAAGAGGTCACGATGGTCGGCATGCTGCGCTCCGTGGAAGCCAATGCCAAGGGCTGCGCAGGCGGTGTGCGCGCCGAATTCTTCGACGGCACCGACAGCGTCACCCTGGTCTGGCTGGGCCAGCGCCGCATCCCGGGCATCGAGTCCGGCCGCACTCTGCGCGTGCGCGGCCGGCTGGGCACGCTGGAGAACGGCAGCAAGGCCATCTACAACCCGCACTACGAGATTCAGCGGTGAGTGGACCACCGGTCACCTCCGAGCCAGTGGACGAAGAAGACAAGAAGACCCCCGCTCAGGCCCTGCTGGCCCAGATGGGCGGCATCAGTGGCCTGATCTACTCCGCCCTGCCGGTGGCCGTCCTGGTCCCGGTGAACACCGCCTTCGGTCTGGTCCCCGCGATCAGCGCCGCACTCGGTGTGGCCGCGCTGATCCTGGTGTGGCGGCTGATCCGCCGCGATTCGGTGCAACCGGCCGTCTCCGGCTTCATCGGTGTCGGCATCAGCGCGCTGATCGCCTGGATGGTCGGGGCCTCCAAAGGCTACTTCCTGCTCGGTATCTGGACCTCGCTGGTGTGGGCCGTCGTGTTCGCCCTCTCGATCCTGATCCGGCGCCCGGTGGTCGGCTATGTGTGGAGCTGGGTCAACGGCCATGACCGGGCTTGGCGCACGAGCCGGCGCGCCGTGCTGGCTTTCGACATCGCCACGCTGACCTGGGTGCTGGTGTTCGGCGCGCGCTTCGCCGTGCAACACCACCTCTACGACGCCGACCGCACCGGCTGGCTGGGGGTGGCACGCATCGCCATGGGCTGGCCGCTGACCGCGGTCGCGGCTCTGGTCACCTATCTGGCGATCCGGGTGGCGCAGCGTGCGGTGCATGCCCAGCACGCCGAGGAATCCGACGGACAGACCGCCGACGCTCAGGTCACCCCGGTCGAGGACTGAGCGCTAGCCCGTCGTCTCCGCGAGCACCGTCGCGCGCAGCTCGCCCTCGACCTCGGGTGCGGACACGAACAGTAGCTCGTCGCCGCCTTCGAGCGGCTCGTCGGGCTCGGGCACGATCACCCGTTGGCCGCGCAGGATGGTCACCAGCGCCGCGTCGCGCGGCAGTGTCAGCTTGCGCACCGGCCGCCCACCCCACGGGGTGTCGTCGGGCAGCGTGATCTCGACGAGGTTGGCGTGGCCTTGCCGGAACTGCATCAGCCGCACCAGATCGCCGACCGCGACGGCCTCCTCCACGAGCGAGGCCAGCATCCGCGGCGTGGAGACGGCGACGTCCACCCCCCAGGCGTTGTCGAACAGCCACTCGTTGCGCGGGTCGTTGACGCGGGCCACCACGCGCGAGACCGCGAATTCGGTCTTGGCCAACAGCGACAGCACCACGTTGGCTTTGTCGTCGCCGGTGGCGGCGATCACCACGTCGAAGTCCTCGAGGTGCACCGACTCGAGCAGACTCAGCTCGCAGGCATCGCCGAGCCGCCAGTGCGCGGCCGGGATGGCGTCGACGTCGACGTGCTCGGGGTTGCGCTCGATGAGCGTCACCTCATGCTGGTTGTCGACGAGCTCGCGGGCGATCGACCGACCGACCGCGCCGGCGCCGCCGATCGCGACCTTCAACCGTTTCTCGCCCATCTCGCTAGTGCCCCTCTCCGACGTCCGGGGCCGGTGGTAGCGCGGCGATCGCCAGCGCCTCGGCGGCCCGACCGGACACCGCCGCGATGTAGACCTGGTCGCCGGCCTGCACGACGGTCTTGGGTTCGGGCAGGATTCCGGTGCCGAACCGGATCAGGAACGCCACCCGCGCCCCGGTGGTGGCCTCCAGGTCGGTGACCCGGTGCCCCACCCAGCCCTCGTGCAGCGAGGCCGCGGCGACGGCCACCGTGCCGGTGGGGTCGCGCCACTTGGTGGTCTCGGCGTCACCGACCAGGGTGTTCAGCAGCCGGTCGGTGGTCCACGGCACGGTCGCCACCGTCGGAATGCCCAGGCGCTCGTAGACCGCGGCCCGCTTGGCGTCGTAGATGCGGGCCACCACCCGCTGCACCCCGAAAGTCTCGCGGGCGACCCGCGCGGAGATGATGTTCGAGTTGTCGCCCGAGGACACCGCGGCGAAGGCGTCGGCGTCCTTGATTCCGGCACGGGACAACACTTCTCGGTCGAATCCCATACCGAGCACCCGCTCGCCGGAGAACTCGGGGGAGAGCCGGTGGAAGGCTGTCGGGTCGCGGTCGATGATCGCGACCTGATGCCCGATTCGCGACAGCGCGTCGGCCAGTGAGGCGCCCACTCGGCCGCACCCCATCACCACTATCCGCACCTGGTGTCCTCTCGGCTACGTCGTGCGTCGGGCCGTCGCAACCGGGGCCGGGAAGTGGCTGACCGATGCGTCCGGACAACGACCGTATGGGGAACGCTACAGCCAAACCGGGTTGGGCTTAGTCTTGGCACTCGTGTCTAAGCTTTCGACCGCCGCACGTCGGCTGGTCCTGGGGCAGCCTTTCCGCAGCGACAAGCTGAGCCACACGCTGCTCCCCAAGCGCATCGCGCTGCCCGTGTTCGCCTCCGACGCCATGTCGTCGGTGGCCTACGCGCCGGAGGAGATCTTCCTGGTGCTCTCGGTCGCCGGGCTGGCCGCGTACTCGATGGCCCCCTGGATCGGTGTGGCCGTCGCGCTGGTGATGCTCGTCGTGGTGGCCTCCTACCGGCAGAACGTGCACGCCTATCCCTCCGGTGGTGGCGACTACGAGGTGGTGACCACCAACCTGGGCCCGACCGCCGGTCTGACGGTGGCCAGCGCCCTGCTGGTGGACTATGTGCTCACCGTGGCGGTGTCGATGGCCTCGGCGATGTCCAACATCGGCTCGGCGGTGCCGTTCATCGCCGAGCACAAGGTTCTCTTCGCCGTGGTGGCCATCGTGCTGCTCACCGCGGCCAACCTGCGGGGTATCCGCGAGTCCGGCACCGCGTTCGCGATCCCCACCTACGCCTTCATGATCTCGATGTTCGTGATGCTGCTGTGGGGCTTCTTCCAGATCCATGTCCTGGGACACCAACTGCGCGCCGAGTCGGCCGGCTTCGACCTGCGCTCCGAGCACGGCGACGTGATGGGGCTGGCACTGGTATTCCTGGTCGCCCGCTCGTTCTCGTCGGGCTGCGCCGCGCTGACCGGTGTGGAGGCGATCAGCAATGGGGTCCCGGCCTTCCGCAAGCCCAAGTCCAAGAACGCCGCGACGACCCTGGCGCTGCTGGGCGGCATCGCCGTCACCCTGTTCATCGGCATGATCGTGCTGACCCTGGAAACCGGCGCCAAGGTGGCCGAGCGCCCCGACGAGCAGCTGATCGGAGCGCCCGCCGGTTACCAGCAGAAGACCCTGGTCGCGCAACTGGCGGACTCGATCTTCCACAACTTCCCGCCCGGGCTGTTCCTGATCACCGGCGTCACCGCGCTGATCCTGGTGCTGGCGGCCAACACCGCGTTCAACGGCTTCCCGGTGCTGGGATCGATCCTGGCCCAGGACCGCTACCTGCCGCGGCAGTTGCACACCCGCGGTGACCGGCTGGCCTTCTCCAACGGCATCGTCTTCCTCGCTGTTGCCGCCATCGCCTTCGTCGTCGCGTTCCGCGCCGAGGTCACCGCTCTCATCCAGCTCTACATCGTCGGCGTCTTCATTTCGTTCACCCTCAGCCAGATCGGCATGGTGCGGCACTGGACCCGGCATCTGCGCACCGAGACCGACCCGGCGGCCCGGCGGCGCATGATGCGCTCCCGGGTGATCAACACGATCGGATTCGTGGCGACCGGGGCGGTGCTGATCGTGGTGCTGGTCACCAAGTTCGTGGCCGGCGCCTGGATCGCGATCGTGGCGATGTCGAGCCTGTTCATCCTGATGAAGGCGATCCACAAGCACTACGACACGGTGTCGCGCGAGTTGGCTTCCCAGGAGGCCGAGCAGGGCGAGATGGTGCTGCCCAGCCGTAACCACGCCGTGGTGCTGGTGTCCAAACTGCACCTGCCGACGCTGCGGGCACTGGCCTACGCGCGGGCCACCCGGCCCGATGTGCTCGAGGCCATCACCGTCAGCGTCGACGACGCCGAGACCCGACAGCTGGTGCACAAGTGGGAGGACAGCGACGTCACGGTGCCGCTGAAAGT is a window from the Mycolicibacterium anyangense genome containing:
- the dut gene encoding dUTP diphosphatase codes for the protein MPTSLAVVRLDRDLPMPSRAHDGDAGVDLYSAEDVDLAPGQRELVGTGIAVAIPHGMVGLIHPRSGLAARVGLSIVNSPGTIDAGYRGEIKVALINLDPATPIEIRRGDRIAQLVVQRVELPELVEVASFDEAGLADTTRGEGGHGSSGGHASL
- a CDS encoding DUF3710 domain-containing protein, with amino-acid sequence MAFGRRKNDDSRDETTVEPPAPAEPELDDVVEFEGGPFDIEDFDNPEDAVQARLDLGSVLIPMPPAGQVQVELNEAGVPSAIWVVTPNGRFTIAAYAAPKSPGLWREVAGELADSLRKDNAQVSIQDGPWGREVVGTGAGVVRFIGVDGFRWMIRCVVNGAPESMESLVAEAREALADTVVRRGDTPLPVRTPLQIQLPEPMAEQLRQAAAQQAQMMAAQQAMIQQQQAQGLQPAERRGADGSAMQQLRSTSTGG
- a CDS encoding alpha/beta fold hydrolase, which encodes MTTPLDGVTAVLLPGTGSDDDYVYRAFAAPLHAAGAVVVAAPPQPTRLVVGYLDALEEAARGGPIAVGGVSIGAAVAASWALTHPQRCVAVLAALPPWTGEPHQAAAALAARHTAAQLRSDGLAATTARMRASSPAWLADELTRSWLGQWPELPDAMDEAAGYVCPTTAALERLAVPMGVVAATDDPIHPLEVALEWVSAAPRAAVRTVTLDEFGPQPAVLGAACVAALQEAVG
- a CDS encoding OB-fold nucleic acid binding domain-containing protein, translated to MATAEGFVRRITRRLTEDPEQRDAEELTGEAASTGAQRAADCCRGQEVTMVGMLRSVEANAKGCAGGVRAEFFDGTDSVTLVWLGQRRIPGIESGRTLRVRGRLGTLENGSKAIYNPHYEIQR
- a CDS encoding DUF3159 domain-containing protein, giving the protein MGGISGLIYSALPVAVLVPVNTAFGLVPAISAALGVAALILVWRLIRRDSVQPAVSGFIGVGISALIAWMVGASKGYFLLGIWTSLVWAVVFALSILIRRPVVGYVWSWVNGHDRAWRTSRRAVLAFDIATLTWVLVFGARFAVQHHLYDADRTGWLGVARIAMGWPLTAVAALVTYLAIRVAQRAVHAQHAEESDGQTADAQVTPVED
- a CDS encoding potassium channel family protein, which codes for MKVAIGGAGAVGRSIARELVDNQHEVTLIERNPEHVDVDAIPAAHWRLGDACELSLLESVHLEDFDVVIAATGDDKANVVLSLLAKTEFAVSRVVARVNDPRNEWLFDNAWGVDVAVSTPRMLASLVEEAVAVGDLVRLMQFRQGHANLVEITLPDDTPWGGRPVRKLTLPRDAALVTILRGQRVIVPEPDEPLEGGDELLFVSAPEVEGELRATVLAETTG
- a CDS encoding potassium channel family protein encodes the protein MRIVVMGCGRVGASLADALSRIGHQVAIIDRDPTAFHRLSPEFSGERVLGMGFDREVLSRAGIKDADAFAAVSSGDNSNIISARVARETFGVQRVVARIYDAKRAAVYERLGIPTVATVPWTTDRLLNTLVGDAETTKWRDPTGTVAVAAASLHEGWVGHRVTDLEATTGARVAFLIRFGTGILPEPKTVVQAGDQVYIAAVSGRAAEALAIAALPPAPDVGEGH
- a CDS encoding APC family permease, with amino-acid sequence MALVSKLSTAARRLVLGQPFRSDKLSHTLLPKRIALPVFASDAMSSVAYAPEEIFLVLSVAGLAAYSMAPWIGVAVALVMLVVVASYRQNVHAYPSGGGDYEVVTTNLGPTAGLTVASALLVDYVLTVAVSMASAMSNIGSAVPFIAEHKVLFAVVAIVLLTAANLRGIRESGTAFAIPTYAFMISMFVMLLWGFFQIHVLGHQLRAESAGFDLRSEHGDVMGLALVFLVARSFSSGCAALTGVEAISNGVPAFRKPKSKNAATTLALLGGIAVTLFIGMIVLTLETGAKVAERPDEQLIGAPAGYQQKTLVAQLADSIFHNFPPGLFLITGVTALILVLAANTAFNGFPVLGSILAQDRYLPRQLHTRGDRLAFSNGIVFLAVAAIAFVVAFRAEVTALIQLYIVGVFISFTLSQIGMVRHWTRHLRTETDPAARRRMMRSRVINTIGFVATGAVLIVVLVTKFVAGAWIAIVAMSSLFILMKAIHKHYDTVSRELASQEAEQGEMVLPSRNHAVVLVSKLHLPTLRALAYARATRPDVLEAITVSVDDAETRQLVHKWEDSDVTVPLKVVASPYREVTRPVLDYVKRISKEAPRTVVTVFIPEYVVGHWWEQILHNQSALRLKTRLLFMPNVMVTSVPWQLNSSERLHDLQTQNAPGDVRRGFVE